In Chelmon rostratus isolate fCheRos1 chromosome 9, fCheRos1.pri, whole genome shotgun sequence, the following proteins share a genomic window:
- the elp1 gene encoding elongator complex protein 1 codes for MRNLKLLKSLRSSELQGPGSPQCLAVRADTGSLLFASQYSITEYDPRTGQVVSEASLTADGFLPEDGSGVVVGVQDLAELESACVATAGGDVVLFNLNTCQLECVGSVDSGLTAMSWSPDEELVVLTTGQETIIMMTKDFEPITEVGIHQDDFGEGKFITVGWGKKETQFHGSEGKQAAQRKLQEVQAVAAWDDRRPRVTWRGDGQLFAVSAVCLQTGARKVRVWNREGVLQATSEPINGLEQPLCWKPSGSLIASTQRHPNKHSVVFMEKNGLLHGDFTLPFSKDQAKVKDLLWNSDSTVLAVWLEDMTAREDKQVNTSIQLWMVGNYHWYLKQSLDFGRDSQKAPVCVCWDPERPLRLHVVTQGWTSITYDWGLATERSPGLDATDNANVAVIDGDKILVTSFRQCVVPPPMCSFELQLASPVNQVTFLCQPQRTNQLAALTSDGQISVYNQDSREQADKTANGFRTVSRPLVLQKTFRVTVLQKEPLALRQLLWLEDELFVGVSSSLLPTSSTLLMLRPAHDADDTLTVSSEIEVEGVVVSMVQCSQTGTVALQLEDGQIRKLLWDCPEPSVEDWRDSSGCSISFPVPCVQMALCSISGEECLLGLTDRSHLYAGDTELASNISSFAVCNDFLLLTTHSHTCRCLQLSTLSVKGLQAALASDGAQNDETLRRVERGSRIVTVVPQDPRVILQMPRGNLETVHHRALVLAQLRKWLDSLRFRDAFECMRKLRINLNFMYDHNPKVFLENTETFVTQLGSINHINLFLTELKEEDTTSSMYPRPEGSLEQTHTVSGQKKVDVVCDALRSTMESMGPNKFLLSILTAHVKKTVPELEVALQKVHELRVNPPEAPGAVNAEEALKYLLFLVNVNDLYEHSLGTYDFDLVLMVAEKSQKDPKEYLPFLNMLKSLEPNYQRYTIDKHLKRYRKALHHLNKCGEEHFPEALQLVKEQKLYGEALRLYTADSVHYKALSCAYAQHLVEQQQAEQAGLLLWRCAEPASALQAFASSSSWRNAICVAQQIPLPPDQLALLARDLAEKLTEQRRYSEAALLLDQYAKDCEEAILALITGAVWEEALRLIYMHNRQDITETNLKPALLEAVSTQTAFLEAQVATFTRHKTRLAVVREQKEKARLDMLDEDGPDCPDAELYSEASSVMTGSKYSQSNSRISSRSSKNRRKAERKKLSLKEGSPMEDRALMYALGEIITTVDKMREEVHSLLKALVLFQFDRQAEKLQLAYEEALQMLEAAAPEVWPEGLQNNQAPLTGPNSTANSIMASFQQQQQRPAASQQAADVLTPPKMRNGVKWKLTVLT; via the exons ATGCGGAACTTGAAGCTACTGAAGAGCCTGCGGAGCTCAGAGCTGCAGGGTCCAGGCTCCCCGCAGTGTCTCGCTGTGCGGGCTGACACCGGCTCACTGCTGTTCGCTTCTCAATACTCCATCACAGAGTATGACCCACGAACTGGCCAG GTAGTCAGTGAAGCCTCATTGACCGCTGATGGTTTCCTCCCTGAGGATGGCAGCGGAGTCGTGGTTGGAGTTCAGGACCTGGCAGAACTCGAGTCGGCGTGTGTGGCCACAGCTGGTGGCGATGTCGTCCTCTTCAACCTCAACACCTGCCAG TTGGAGTGTGTTGGCAGTGTGGATAGCGGTCTGACAGCGATGAGTTGGAGTCCTGATGAAGAGCTTGTCGTTCTCACTACTG GTCAGGAAACGATCATCATGATGACCAAAGACTTTGAGCCAATCACTGAGGTCGGAATCCACCAGGATGACTTTGGTGAAG GGAAGTTCATCACGGTGGGTTGGGGAAAGAAAGAGACGCAGTTTCACGGCTCAGAGGGGAaacaggcagcacagaggaagctCCAG GAGGTGCAGGCGGTTGCGGCCTGGGATGACCGCAGGCCGCGGGTGACGTGGCGAGGTGACGGTCAGCTGTTTGCCGTGAGTGCCGTCTGTCTTCAGACCGGAGCCAGGAAGGTCCGGGTCTGGAACAGAGAGGGCGTCCTACAGGCCACCAGTGAGCCCATCAACGGCCTGGAGCAGCCGCTCTGCTGGAA GCCCTCAGGCAGCCTGATCGCGAGCACTCAGCGCCATCCCAACAAACACAGCGTGGTTTTCATGGAGAAGAACGGACTGCTGCACGGAGACTTCACCCTCCCCTTCAGCAAAGACCAGGCCAAG gtgaaGGATCTGCTGTGGAACAGTGACTCCACTGTTTTAGCTGTTTGGTTGGAGGACATGACTGCTAGAGAAGACAAACAAGTCAACACTTCCA TCCAGCTGTGGATGGTGGGGAACTACCACTGGTACCTGAAGCAGAGTCTGGACTTTGGTCGAGACTCTCAGAAGGCTCcagtctgtgtctgctgggACCCTGAGCGGCCCTTAAGGCTCCATGTGGTGACCCAGGGCTGGACCAGCATCACCTACGACTGGGGCTTGGCAACGGAGAGGAGCCCTGGGCTTGATGCCACCGACAACGCCAACGTGGCTGTGATTGACGGAG ATAAAATCCTGGTGACATCCTTCAGGCAGTGTGTGGTCCCCCCTCCCATGTGTTCATTTGAGCTGCAGCTGGCATCACCAGTCAACCAGGTGACCTTCCTCTGCCAGCCTCAGAGGACCAATCAGCTGGCAGCATTGACTTCTGATGGACAGATCTCAGTCTACAACCAAG ATTCACGAGAACAGGCTGACAAAACAGCCAATGGGTTCCGCACAGTGTCTCGTCCCCTGGTCCTCCAGAAAACCTTCAG AGTGACGGTTCTCCAGAAAGAACCTCTTGCCCTGCggcagctgctgtggctggaggATGAGCTGTTTGTGGGCGTGAGCTCCAGTCTGCTGCcaacctcctccaccctgctgaTGCTCCGCCCTGCTCACGATGCCGATGACACGCTCACCGTCAG ctctgagaTAGAAGTGGAGGGTGTTGTGGTCAGTATGGTTCAGTGCTCCCAGACCGGCACTGTGGCACTACAGCTGGAGGATGGACAGATCAGGAAGCTGCTCTGGG ATTGTCCTGAGCCGTCAGTGGAGGATTGGCGTGACTCCAGCGGATGTAGCATCAGCTTCCCTGTTCCCTGCGTTCAGATGGCCCTCTGCAGCATCAGCGGGGAG GAATGTCTTCTCGGCCTGACGGACAGATCTCACCTGTACGCTGGAGACACAGAG CTTGCCTCCAATATTTCTTCCTTCGCCGTTTGCAAcgacttcctcctcctcaccacgCACTCCCACACCTGCCGCTGCCTCCAGCTGAGCACCCTCAGTGTCAAAG GGCTGCAGGCAGCTTTGGCCTCTGATGGAGCTCAGAATGACGAGACGCTGCGGCGGGTGGAGAGGGGATCCAGAATCGTCACAGTGGTCCCACAAGACCCCAGAGTGATTCTGCAG atGCCTCGTGGGAACCTGGAGACCGTGCACCATCGGGCGCTGGTGTTGGCTCAGCTCAGGAAGTGGTTGGACAG tttgaggTTCAGAGATGCCTTTGAGTGTATGAGGAAGCTGAGGATCAACCTGAACTTCATGTATGACCACAACCCAAAG GTTTTCCTGGAGAACACAGAAACCTTCGTCACGCAACTCGGGTCAATCAACCACATCAACCTCTTCCTCACTGAGCTCAA GGAGGAGGACACGACCAGCAGCATGTACCCCCGTCCTGAGGGCAGCCTGGAACAGACCCACACTGTTTCTGGGCAGAAGAAGGTGGATGTAGTTTGTGATGCTTTACGGAGCACCATGGAGTCAATGGGTCCAAACAA GTTCCTTCTGTCCATTCTGACGGCTCATGTGAAGAAGACAGTTCCAGAGTTGGAGGTCGCTCTGCAGAAAGTCCACGAGCTTCGAG TGAACCCTCCTGAAGCTCCCGGGGCTGTGAATGCTGAAGAGGCACTGAAgtacctcctcttcctcgtcaaCGTGAACGACCTGTACGAACACTCTCTGGGAACGTACGACTTTGACCTGGTGCTGATGGTGGCCGAGAAATCCCAGAAG GACCCCAAAGAGTACCTTCCTTTCTTAAACATGTTGAAGAGCCTGGAGCCAAACTACCAGCGCTACACCATCGACAAGCACCTGAAACGCTACAGGAAGGCCCTGCATCACCTCAACAAGTGTG gAGAGGAACATTTCCCTGAAGCTCTGCAGCTTGTGAAGGAGCAGAAACTCTACGGTGAAGCTCTGCGACTGTACACAGCAGACAGTGTTCACTACAAG GCTCTGAGCTGTGCTTACGCCCAGCACCTGGTGGAGCAGCAACAGGCGGAGCAGGCCGGCCTGTTGCTATGGCGATGCGCAGAGCCAGCCAGCGCCCTGCAGGCGTTcgccagcagctccagctggagAAACGCCATCTGTGTGGCCCAGCAAATCCCACTACCTCCAGACCAGTTAGCTCTGCTGGCCAGAGACCTGGCAG AGAAGCTGACTGAGCAGCGACGGTACtctgaagctgctctgctgttggaCCAGTACGCCAAA GACTGTGAGGAGGCCATCTTGGCTCTGATCACTGGTGCAGTCTGGGAGGAGGCGCTCCGATTG ATTTACATGCACAACAGACAGGACATCACTGAAACCAACCTCAAACCTGCTCTGCTGGAAG ctgTCAGCACCCAGACTGCCTTCCTGGAGGCTCAAGTAGCGACATTCACGCGGCACAAGACCCGACTGGCTGTGGTCcgagagcagaaagagaaagccAGACTGGACATGCTGG ATGAGGACGGTCCAGACTGTCCTGATGCTGAGCTTTACTCTGAAGCCAGCAGCGTGATGACCGGCTCCAAATACTCCCAGAGTAACTCCCGCATCTCCTc GAGATCATCAAAGAACCGTCGCAAAGCAGAGCGGAAGAAGCTGAGTCTGAAGGAAGGAAGCCCGATGGAGGACAGAGCGCTGATGTACGCTCTGGGTGAGATCATCACCACTGTGGACAAGATGAGAG AGGAAGTGCACAGCCTGCTGAAGGCCCTGGTGCTGTTCCAGTTCGACAGACAGGCcgagaagctgcagctggccTACGAGGAGGCTCTGCAGATGCTGGAGGCAGCAGCTCCTGAGGTGTGGCCTGAAGGCCTGCAGAACAATCAGGCTCCG CTCACTGGTCCGAACTCGACTGCAAACAGCATCATGGCttctttccagcagcagcagcagagacctgCAGCTTCGCAACAAG ctGCTGACGTCCTGACGCCACCAAAGATGAGAAACGGTGTCAAGTGGAAGCTCACCGTTCTTACATGa